The segment TCTTATTGCTCAGACGCTGTTGGTACTCGCTTGAATCTTCACATCTGTCCACCATAAAACAATTCAATACACAATAAATTCTCAGCTATAAATGTGGAATATGCAAGGAAGTTGGTAACATGGTTGACTCCTCTGTTTACAACTGTACATTTATTAGAGAAGTAGTAATAGTGTTAGTACCTGTCAGGAAAGGGTACTAGTGATCTTAAACTCTCTGCAAGCTTGTCAGCATTCTGAGCATTGTTGACCATTTGGTTGAAGCAGATGTATCTCCCAAATGCAGAAGATTCCTCAAATGCACAGATGTGGGCCTCTGCAACAAACCTTACATCCACACTCGCTAACAGTCCATTCTCATACATTTGTGCTGCACCTATTCTCACCACAAGCATTTCAACTTTCAACAACAATCCTCTAAGCAGATTTTACTACTTCTACAAGTTTACATCTAGGTATATCAACAATGTTCTGTGAGATTAATGGCACAGAGAAGAAAAGTAACATTGCTTTACATCATTGAGCCCTTACAATTTCTGAAAGACCAACATCACTAAATGAAGATTGTCTGTCTTTATGATCTGGAGGACTGGAATTAGGCACTAATAACTATTGATGAGGGTCATAAGACACAAGAAATTTTCTACTGCAAGAGATCACATTCTTTCTTCTACTTGTATACCCAATTTGGAAGAGATTGCAGGTCTAACATGGTAGATGacattttaatttcaatttcagAGGTTTAGACTAACTCATAATGGTACAGGGCAATTAAAACAATCATAAACAATATATATTATGTCGGTAAACCAGAGCTTGAGCAATTGTAGACAACCAAACCAATCTGATGAGCTAATTAATAATGAACCCTAGTCCATTTTACTAAACAAAAGCTGAGAATTTCATCTAGGATCATCTCCTACATCAAGTAACACAGCTCAAATTCTGAAAAAACAAAGTTCACTTTACTCCAACAAAATGGACATAATTGAGATGTTTACCTTTGAGATATGCTATGGTGGATCCTGAGCTTTCATATGCAGAGCCAGGCCCTATAACCAGACCTGCATTAATTGTCACCATATTTACGCCTCTGTCCATAGCCAGAGCCCAGGCTGTCCTCTCTGATAGTGTCTTTCCCAGTGCATACCATAGCTGTAATCACAATGGCACACCCTTTACTTTATCAATATATGGCGGAGACATTATTGCAAAAATTGTACAGTGGCCATGAATGGTGTTGTTTTAAACCTTTAATTTTCTGCAAAGGTTTGCATCGCTCCAATGCCTTTCATGGAGGTCAGAAATTGAATTTCTATCTTCTCTCCAAACTACTGCAGCGACTGAAGATGTGAATACCACTTTTTCAATAGTTTCAGTATGGGCACATGCTTCCAGGACATTGTGGGCTGCCCTCACTTCaatttcagccatgatctcctacATAACACAAAAAGGAAGTCATGAATACACTCAAAGAACATGATTGACCATTGAAAGTCCCTTGTTTTGTCTTTTCATCTACTTACATCATATTCAGCGGAATCAAATGTGTAGAAAAGGCCAGAACATCCACTAAGTGCATCCACTATGCTGTGATAATCCAACATATCAGCATACAAGATCTTCAACCGCTCTCCACTTAATTTCTTTAAAGATTCAACTTCACCTGCCACCAAATCAAACCACCAATATACTCAACATATCAGAAGTAATAATTATCAGACCCTGTCACTATATGTCACTATATACAAACCATAGTAGCATAACTGTATTGTACAATTGTATACTCGACTCACTATGGATGACTGAATATGATCTCAAATATCAATTGAAAAATATACTCCATTAAAAGAAGTATACAATTGTAGAAAACTCATGTCAACAAACATAACTGTGTTAAAACTGCGCACACACATGAACTGTATTAAAATTGGCCACCCATAAATTGTATTAAAACTAATACATCAACAAAATTAATTTTCTACATAGACATTCTTGATCAGTCCTGGAGAAGAATCTTGCCTATGGCACCCTAATTTATTTCAATCTACTGCATATAAATGTATACCTCCATTCTGAATAGTTGCATGCACAGTGTATCCCCTGTTTAGAAGGCCCTGAACAATCCACAGTCCTACATAAGTAGATGCATCCATCACACACACAACCTTTCCCGTGCCATTGGCTGCATCCAAATCCTTGTGAGTAAAAGTAGGCATTTTTGCTGCCCGTGTCCAGATTCTTGTCTGAAACTTGCAGCAAACTGATGAATTTTTCTGATGTGGCGGTGCAGCTTAATCAAATTCTGATTGCCTAGTAAGGCCTTAAATAGGGCACATAATTCATGATAAATGCGCCTGCTATGGATATAGCTGGGGTATTAAAGAAGGGCATGTGAAGAATAGAGCTGTTAATTGACTTGGCCCACTGGGTAGATAGCATCGTTATTGTTAGTATTAATAACAAAGTCTAAACAAACAGCTGGCTTTGGTTTTTGATTTGTTAGTGGACAGAAAGAAGTAAAACCTGGGCATCATCATGCTTCATTTGTTACTCACAAGTACCACACGTTTCTTCTACCCACAAGCCATTTTTTGATCCCCAAATATTGATGTACTCTTCTAGAAACATATGTTTGAAATAGCCCTGTTCCCACCATGGCTCAGAGCTGGTGACCTTTATTGCTCTACATTTGTGAGGTGTCAAAACCAATTCCAAGATGTGGGCCTGCTGGAAAGGTGGATGGTTGACCTGCATAACAGAAGTTAAAGATGAGATAGAGCAGCATTGTCCTCTAAGTAGGTGTATGGGCTTTTAAACTTTAATACAGTTTTGAATGAGCCAAGCATATGTGGCCTTCACTGTGCCTCTACACTCTACACTCTACACTCGGCCATATCATCAAAAGTTGTCTGCGTGAAAGCTTTTAATGCTAAAAAAAGTGCTTAATATTTTGAACCACAAGTTGTGTGCTTTGAATGAATACTAGGTTGCGTTGGTGTTCGTTTAAGTACGAAATGACATTCTGTCCACCAGAAATCGATTGAGCCCCGGCAATGTCATTTTAAGGACTGATGTCAGCACATTTATCATatgttaaaataattattattttttatatttatttttgaaaaagtGTGATTTGTGATGCTGGCATGACATGTCTTCATTGGATCTTTCTCATGAGTTTGAACCTTGGTGGGCATAAGAACACCACTCAACCAACACTGATAAACCCAAAAGGTAATTATaaagtattaaaaaaaattaactttgatTTATTTGTGGATTTGTCTTCCTATAATGATAACTAGCAATTGTACCtttgtgtgcaatgggtatgccgaagaggtATGGAAGTTCATTTGggaaaaaattggtctattttATGTATAAATTTGTACATAATATATGACATCAATTGGCAGATCATTTAGCAAATAATATTGTTTGTGCAAAAGGTTCCTTAAtgaagaagtgatagcttcaaatctactatgcatccacttacatggATCGAAACATGAataaaagaaaacctttgaatcaagaagataatcaaggTCCATTACCAATAGGATCGAATTATGTttgcaatagagagagagagagagagagagagagatggagatggtgaaggagagggatatggagaggagagggaggaatgtagagagaggggagagaggatagatagagatgagatagaaatatatAGAGGGAGACGTGAAGTGCTATGTAATGAGAGCTAGAGAGGATGTAGGCAAGAgtagagagagatgtagagataatgagatagagatgaagagagatggaagaggaaATATGGAGATATAGAGATGCACAAAGATGTAGATATAGAGGTATAGGAAaatggagagggagaaagagagagatgttTCATCTATGAAGTGGAACAAGTTAACTTTCTAAATCAATGACTCATCCTACTCTAAAAGAGATGTAAAATGATTTGAATCATGTTGCTTGCCCAATTCAAGGCGGATCACACAAAGAATAAGCTCATGGATCTATGCTTCTTCGTTATGCTTCCCATACCATGAGATTAACCTAATATCTCTTGTATTTTATCATAAATATTTATAACTCAGTACGTAATAATGTCTAATTGATCAAAAGGACAAAATAATGTCTAATATCTCTTGTATTTTATCATAAATATTTATAACTCAGTACGTAATAATGCTTAAtatgttaataattaaattatatttattatataaaattataaatgttcTACATAAATATTAGATGTAATATACTTTTAATAGATTATGCTCATTAATTCTAAATATAATTTGAGAAAGTtatctcatacataaagaaagaaAGTCAAGTCCAATGGAAAGGAGCTACCGGGTGGGCCCCTACTCCTTCACCCTTGATGAGGGATGGCCTAATTAAGGAgttgccttcaatattttctcatcTTCTTGACTCAATGAAAGCATGGTTGAGCTAGATTAGTGGAACTCGATAGTCGATTAGTTGGAGAATTCAAACAACTCAACGAGGAGAAGATTTGGGGACCCGCCTAGTGGTGGCTGGCCTAACATGAAGGTGGTGGCTAGCCCAACAAATGAAAGTTCTTTCCTAGTCTAACattctttctttccaaacattGAGAAACAGGGTGAAGGACTCTTCAAACTGAGTAGACTAGTTCAACAGGTTCATAGGGAGTAACTTTCTTTCCCACCTGAGAAAGGTTGATTGGAGGCAATACAGTAATAGAGTTTAGTTTCAACCATCCTCCTTTTCTACTATTACCGGGAAAGCAAGCCGAACAACTATAATATAATGATATAACTCGAGTTCGTATAGTGTCGGAAGGAGAATAATATAACTGGATGGAAGGCAAGCTGGACCAAGGGATAGATAGCAGCACACAGAATATAATTTATAATCGGTAGCTCTTAATGAATGAACGAGGTTGGGAGGCAAGACATCCAAATGCATCGATTGATTAGAAATGCATAGCGACTGCTGGCCTAGCTCATGGTCCTGGCTCGGTTTCTCTTTCTCGGTATAATATAATTGGTTTGATCTTGTAGTTTTCATTATGAATTAGTAACTTCTTACAAATTAGATAAAACTCAAACATGCTATAGAAAGAATTGAGATGAAAAATTACTATCTATATATActtattatttaattgttattatttttattatgtcaCTTATATAACATTTAACATCTATATATTTGTAATTTAGTTATGTATTCATTTTATAGATTAAATCCTAATTTAATTGTATTCATTCTTGTAGTTTAAATTATAGATGGATCAATTTAAAATAATATCATAAGTTAATATATATtacattaaattaatattatatagtataaaataataaatataattataactttaatcatatataaaattaatatatattttaataataaatttaattaaatatctaatacatAATATTAAAATTCTATCCATGTTTATTGCtctaacaaaataataaataaaataaatcataatatcattttaaatatatatttctaaAAAGTACTTCAAAAATATTTAGGTAATTGATAAATAAGCTTCTAAAAGCAAGAGATATGTTACATGAAAAATCTTGAAAATCATAAGCCCAAATTATAATATTAAAAGTTTAGTTCACCCAGGTACGgtgtgtttattttttattaatatttgtttCTCCTAAAGAAATATGAATTATAATTCCATAATTCCAATGTCACATTTCTCCAAGCAACTGTGTATTTATTCCTAAGCCATAAAACTAACTACCTGTTGCTTTTTTTTGTAGTCAACGGATTATTTAAAGATCTGCATGCACGAAAAACAAAGCCATTTATGATTTACGGAGAGGGAAGCACACGAAAAACAAAGCcattggtgtgcaatgggtatgtcgaatAGTTGTTAGAGGTCAATTAGGGAAAAAATGGTCTATTTTTTAATACCTTATGTAGGACAAGAGGTTAATTGGTAGCCTGCCATTTAGAAAGTGATGTTGTTTGTGAGACAAAGGTATTAGAGGAGAAGTGATAGCTTAATTTGAATCAATTGTGTATCTacttatagggatccaaacatgattgaaataaaacctctgaatcaagaagataagaaaaatccattaccaataggctcatgttatgtttgcaattggGAGAAAGAGGGGGGAAGTGCCTGTGTTTGAGAGCGAGAGAGATTGGGGATATATATAGAGATGGAGGAGGTGAGGGATATGGagtgaagaagagaaggagagggataGATAGAAAGAGGAAGATAGAGTAGAGAGAGATATTGGGTAAGATGGATAGTTAACAAGATAAAGACAaagggagagatggaagaagaaatatggatagatatagatatagatagaggaaaagATATATTGAAAAAAAAAGGTTTAGGATGAGGAAGATGGAGATAGAGGGGGGGCGGGGGGGCATCTCTATAAttaaagggggagagaggaagatagaggaagagagggagaaacATATAGAAAGAGTTGGAGGGAGGGATAAAGTTAGtgagataaagaggaagagatagagatgtATAGAGGGAGAGGCGGAGATAGAGACGTATCAATAATGGGATAGAGTgatagaaagatagagatataaggagacatagagagaaagagataaggtgacaaagatagagagatagataaacgaataaagagaagtagagaccaaaaagagagagggagagatagagagaaatgggGAGATAGAAGGAGAGCTAAAGAGGAAGATAGAGGTGGAGATAGAGAGATGGATTGGGGGATAAGGAGCTAtcgagggagggagagataggtagaggagggagatagagatagaatatttgagagagagagagggagagagagagagagagagagagagagagagagagagagagagagagagagagagagagagagagagagagagagagagagagagagagagagagagagagagctcatatatagagggagaagggagagatatggagatggagatggagagggaTAGGGAAGGTAGTGTTGATCAATATAATTGAAAGTCTCAAGTCTATGCATGAACAAATCTTTATATACCTATGGGGAAGCCTCTACTTTATTTATTGATGAAGCTTCAAAATTGCCATATAAACTTAGAAAACCCGAAATCTATGAATAATCGaacatgattttgttgatttatATACTTCCTAAATAAttctatattaaatatatataaatattagaagaaatatatatatttatataatatttaatattattatgaaAAATTCACCACAAAATATTCTCTAAATTTTTTTCTtattcttaaaataatattatttttatagttttaaaaaaaatctacTTTGGAAATCACATATAAAGATATATTTTTCTTGTTAAAGTTATTAAAGTTAACTTTGAATTTGTAAATTAGTGTGAATTTAGAATAACATGTTTAATCTCCCATGTTTTGATAAAAGCATGGCTTCTTAAATTATGGAATACTTAGTACAAAGACAAAGAACACTATGACAAGATGGATTCGTATTTCACCTAATTCTTATAACCACAATCCGTATGACAAGAGATATGTGCCCATATATACATTGTACAGTTCATTAGTCTCTCTGTCTATTCACACTATGAAATGTAGGTAGGTAATGTGGATTATTCAAAACTTACCGAATCAAATCAACCGTCAAATCAAAGTCCTAATAAAAATAAATCGTACTGTAGTCATTTAGTACGTTGCCTACTAATGGAAGAAGATCGCACAATTTACAACGTACAAGCGTGTGAAGATCTTATTCAATACTATCACGATGGGACGCTGAGGTTGACGTATTCTAACATTATGAGCGATGCAGAAGCTTGAATCTCAAACGGCAAGTGGAAAATGACGAGTGAAATTAGGGAAACAAACAATCAACAGCGGAAACCTTTTCAATGGTCTTGCATTTGTTTTGGCTAACTTTCAGCCATAGATTTTAAAGATTGTGTGGTTCATCTCATATAGGGAACGCCTTCGGCGTAAAAATGTTTGGTTTGCTTGATAGAGTTTTTAAGTTCAGTATGAAAGTGTTACATCCCAATTTTGTTTAGTATTTCATTCCAATTTTGATAAGCATTTACTTTTAACAATTGTATTAATGAGAAATAATTATTATGAAGTTGGATGAATCATCATTTATGATGTATTATGATGTTTGTATATTATGAAATGTAATTTAGCTGCTTGCATTGAAAGGTATGAATTAAAAAATTCATTATGTGTTGAAATCGAAATGCAAAATGTTATTATTAAAAGTTCTTAttatggattttgatgttttgaatgaAAGTGGACTAACTACGTAATTGGTTGTCTAAGTGTTATCCTGAAAGGAACTTGTTAGGTTCACCCTACCAAAAGAGGAGGGAGAGTATCATCCGAGAGAGGAGTACAGACAAAAGGAAAATATGTAGATGTCATTTTGAgaccttcacacacacacacacacacacacacactcacgtTGCATTTGTCATGAGTGTCATAGTCAGTTTGTGAAAGGtcaatttcattttgtatgttgtcataAAAAAACCTTAGTGTTTGGCCTTGTGTCGGTCTTTTGCTTGGCATTAAATCTTTCCTTCATTATTATGTATAAGTATAAAGACTTTATTTCCTTTTTGATATGTCTGTGTGTATACATAATgaaatacacatatgtatatgtgtgtgcgcACATAATGGaatacacacacacgtgtgtgtgtgtgtgtgtgtgtgtgtgtgtgaatatatattACGAGCATATATATACGTAAgggaacatatatatatacacacacacacacatatatatatatgaatgtatgtatacatacatacatacatacatatatgtgtgtgtgtgtgtgtatatattgtatatatgtatatatgtatgtgtatatatatgtgtgtgtgtgtgtgtgtgtatatgtgtgtgtgtgtgcatgtgtgcatatatatatatatatgtatatgtatgtatatatacataatgcatatatatacacatatatacatatgatatgtatatatgtacatatatatacatatgtatgtgtgtgtatatatgtgtgtgtgtgtgtgcatgtgtgcatatatatatatatatatatatatatatgtatgtatgtatgtatgtatatatacataatgcatatatatacacatatatacatatgatatgtatatatgtacatatatatacatatgtatgtatgtatatatgtacacatatacatatatacatatacatgtatatatatgtgtgtgtgtgtgtgtgtgtgtacacacacacacacacacacacacacacacacatatatatgtacacacacacacacacacacacacacacatacatatatacacacacacacacacacatatataacacacacacacacacacacacacacacatatatgtgtgtgtgtt is part of the Cryptomeria japonica chromosome 10, Sugi_1.0, whole genome shotgun sequence genome and harbors:
- the LOC131076726 gene encoding cinnamoyl-CoA reductase 1, which codes for MPTFTHKDLDAANGTGKVVCVMDASTYVGLWIVQGLLNRGYTVHATIQNGGEVESLKKLSGERLKILYADMLDYHSIVDALSGCSGLFYTFDSAEYDEIMAEIEVRAAHNVLEACAHTETIEKVVFTSSVAAVVWREDRNSISDLHERHWSDANLCRKLKLWYALGKTLSERTAWALAMDRGVNMVTINAGLVIGPGSAYESSGSTIAYLKGAAQMYENGLLASVDVRFVAEAHICAFEESSAFGRYICFNQMVNNAQNADKLAESLRSLVPFPDRCEDSSEYQQRLSNKKLTELMLGNNKMQ